A single window of Hemicordylus capensis ecotype Gifberg chromosome 15, rHemCap1.1.pri, whole genome shotgun sequence DNA harbors:
- the POP5 gene encoding ribonuclease P/MRP protein subunit POP5 — MVRFKNRYFLCEIIAEDPRCRQLTDERAVHSTVKNAVARVHGDFGLACCSIAFSVKYLNAYTGIVLLCCRKDFYRLLWSSLPFITVLENKNQRCLCTFNTLLVGATIRTCQKFLIRYNRDQLLLLLRNCTSEADRQAIHQSMKSCMLVGEEQKKEDSEDSMEMA; from the exons ATGGTGAGGTTTAAGAAcag GTATTTCCTCTGCGAGATTATCGCTGAAGACCCCCGCTGTCGGCAGCTCACTGATGAGCGAGCGGTGCACAGTACAGTGAAGAATGCCGTTGCGAGAGTGCATGGCGACTTTGGCCTTGCCTGCTGCTCCATTGCCTTTTCAG TGAAGTACCTCAATGCCTACACAGGCATAGTTCTTCTGTGTTGCCGGAAGGACTTCTATCGGCTTCTCTGGTCATCTCTTCCCTTTATCACTGTTTTGGAGAACAAGAATCAACGTTGTCTTTGTACCTTTAACACACTACTTGTTGGAG CTACAATAAGGACGTGTCAGAAATTCCTAATCCGGTACAACAGGGACCAGCTGCTGCTATTGCTACGGAACTGCACCAGTGAAG CGGATCGACAAGCTATCCATCAGTCAATGAAGAGCTGTATGCTTGTGGGAGAGGAACAGAAGAAGGAGGACAGTGAAGACAGCATGGAGATGGCCTGA
- the RNF10 gene encoding RING finger protein 10 isoform X2, giving the protein MLQSPPAAAAASAAMDKSHHPCGSGPGPGPSPSSAAGGKGQPPRSNSAGPAGGESKPKGDGKNANGSKQRYNRKRETSYSKNENFSSQSRRSASQKSKAFNKMPPQRGGHASNGKPFSSSSNGGRRDEVAEAQRAEFSPAQFSGPRKISLNHLLNFTFEPRGQASHFDGNGRGIWGRRNRWENKPFSKELFLQANCQFVVCDDQDYTVHFTDPDTLVNWDFVEQVRICSHEVPSCPICLYPPTAAKITRCGHIFCWACILHYLSLSEKTWSKCPICYGSIHKKDLKSVVALETRQYAIGDTITMQLMQREKGVLLALPKSKPTDVEQPLHLGDEQHGQYSKLLLASKAQVLQQVILEEKAALLRQYEEDKHTPEACFIEAAIQELKDREGTLMTDRERDGEVASATAAVEELVLAEPSDKVISQEREVLELPALDSASAVAARLETEEATAAGAEDSGMDVAGMNGRGEIKLAASACEKSKMAFGSGRTSHSPFYYFYQAEDGQCLYLHPVNVRCLVQEYGSLEKSPEKITATVVEISGHSMTEDVRQRHRYLGHLPLTCEFSICELSLKPPVISKETLQMFSDDIEKRKRLRQKKAHDERRRERRIEMEENKKQGRYPEVRLPLENLQQFPAFSSCSGEPASTEDQGHTLLSPLSRSPVSQPGSVTMPLSPLVSPGSPLLCVGSLEEESPLPSFAQMLRAGKAKPETWLKAAIPKKKEETTTPAPPGPGDSDGESDNSDRVPVPSFQNSFSQAIEAAFLKLDKPSTSDHLLEEKRSRKKKQKQKLLFSTSVVHTK; this is encoded by the exons ATGCTCCAGAGTccgcccgcagcagcagcagcgtcagcCGCCATGGACAAGAGCCACCACCCCTGCGGCTCCGGGCCGGGGCCTGGGCCCTCCCCGTCCTCGGCGGCGGGAGGCAAAGGGCAGCCGCCCCGCTCTAACTCGGCCGGCCCCGCCGGAGGGGAGTCCAAGCCCAAAGGCG ATGGAAAAAATGCAAATGGATCAAAGCAGCGTTATAATCGTAAGCGGGAAACGTCGTATTCAAAAAATGAAAACTTCTCCAGCCAGTCACGTCGCTCCGCTTCACAGAAAAGCAAAGCTTTTAACAAGATGCCCCCTCAGAGGGGGGGACATGCAAGCAATGGCAAACCTTTTAGCTCTTCTTCTAATGGTGGAAGACGAGATGAG GTAGCAGAGGCTCAACGGGCAGAGTTTAGCCCTGCCCAGTTCTCTGGCCCCAGGAAGATTAGCCTGAACCACTTGCTGAACTTCACCTTTGAACCCCGTGGCCAGGCGAGCCACTTCGATGGGAATGGCCGTGGCATTTGGGGGAGAAGGAACAGATGGGAGAACAAACCTTTCAGCAAGGAGCTCTTCCTACAGGCCAA CTGCCAGTTTGTGGTGTGTGATGACCAAGACTACACAGTTCACTTCACTGACCCAGATACCTTGGTCAATTGGGACTTCGTGGAACAAGTG CGGATTTGCAGCCATGAAGTTCCCTCCTGCCCAATATGCCTAtacccacccactgctgccaagATCACTCGTTGTGGGCACATCTTTTGCTGGGCATGCATCCTGCACTATCTCTCTCTGAGTGAGAAGACCTGGAGTAAATGCCCCATCTGTTATGGCTCTATTCACAAGAAGGACCTCAAAAG cgTTGTTGCTCTCGAAACCCGTCAGTATGCCATTGGCGACACAATTACGATGCAGCTGATGCAGCGGGAGAAAGGGGTCTTGCTCGCACTGCCCAAGTCTAAGCCGACCGACGTGGAGCAGCCTCTTCACCTGGGAG ATGAGCAACATGGTCAATATTCAAAACTGCTTCTGGCCTCAAAGGCTCAGGTGCTGCAGCAGGTAATCCTGGAAGAGAAGGCAGCACTCCTGCGTCAATATGAGGAGGACAAGCACACACCTGAAGCATGTTTCATTGAAGCTGCCATTCAGGAGCTGAAG GATCGAGAGGGCACACTAATgactgacagagagagagatggagaagttGCAAGCGCAACAGCCGCTGTGGAGGAACTCGTTCTGGCAGAGCCTTCTGACAAAGTGATCTCCCAGGAGAGAGAG GTCCTGGAACTACCCGCTCTGGATTCGGCAAGTGCGGTTGCAGCCCGCTTGGAGACGGAAGAGGCCACGGCGGCTGGTGCAGAAGACTCCGGCATGGACGTGGCAGGCATGAATGGAAGGGGAGAAATTAAACTCGCTGCATCTGCCTGTGAGAAATCTAAAATGGCATTTGGCAGTGGGCGCACAAGTCACTCGCCTTTCTACTATTTCTACCAAG CGGAGGATGGGCAGTGTCTGTATCTTCACCCTGTGAACGTTCGCTGCCTTGTGCAGGAGTATGGCAGCCTGGAGAAGAGTCCAGAGAAGATCACTGCCACTGTGGTAGAAATATCCGGCCACTCCATGACGGAG GACGTTCGGCAGCGTCATCGCTATCTGGGTCACCTGCCACTCACTTGTGAGTTTAGTATCTGTGAACTCTCTTTGAAGCCTCCTGTCATCTCCAAGGAAACGCTGCAGATGTTTTCAG ATGACATTGAAAAAAGGAAGCGCCTGAGACAGAAGAAAGCTCATGATGAGCGACGCCGGGAACGCCGGATTGAGATGGAAGAGAACAAGAAACAGGGCAGAT ATCCAGAAGTCCGTCTTCCTCTGGAGAACCTGCAGCAGTtccctgccttcagctcttgttCAGGAGAGCCTGCCAGCACAGAGGATCAGGGCCACACGCTGCTGTCACCCCTTAGTAGGAGCCCTGTTTCTCAACCAG GGTCTGTGACGATGCCACTCTCTCCTCTAGTCAGTCCTGGCAGCCCTTTGCTCTGTGTTGGAAGCCTGGAAGAagaatctcccctcccctcatttgCACAG ATGCTGAGGGCTGGAAAAGCGAAGCCAGAAACATGGTTGAAAGCGGCTATTCCAAAGAAGAAAG AAGAGACCACCACTCCGGCCCCTCCCGGGCCAGGAGACAGTGATGGGGAGAGCGATAACTCTGACCGTGTGCCTGTGCCTAGTTTCCAGAATTCCTTCAGCCAAGCTATCGAGGCAGCCTTCCTCAAACTGGACAAGCCGTCCACATCTGACCACCTCTTGG AGGAAAAAAGAAGCAggaaaaagaagcagaagcaaaAGTTGCTGTTCAGCACTTCGGTGGTTCATACCAAGTGA
- the RNF10 gene encoding RING finger protein 10 isoform X1, with product MLQSPPAAAAASAAMDKSHHPCGSGPGPGPSPSSAAGGKGQPPRSNSAGPAGGESKPKGDGKNANGSKQRYNRKRETSYSKNENFSSQSRRSASQKSKAFNKMPPQRGGHASNGKPFSSSSNGGRRDEVAEAQRAEFSPAQFSGPRKISLNHLLNFTFEPRGQASHFDGNGRGIWGRRNRWENKPFSKELFLQANCQFVVCDDQDYTVHFTDPDTLVNWDFVEQVRICSHEVPSCPICLYPPTAAKITRCGHIFCWACILHYLSLSEKTWSKCPICYGSIHKKDLKSVVALETRQYAIGDTITMQLMQREKGVLLALPKSKPTDVEQPLHLGDEQHGQYSKLLLASKAQVLQQVILEEKAALLRQYEEDKHTPEACFIEAAIQELKDREGTLMTDRERDGEVASATAAVEELVLAEPSDKVISQERECVLEYLSAFDEEVLELPALDSASAVAARLETEEATAAGAEDSGMDVAGMNGRGEIKLAASACEKSKMAFGSGRTSHSPFYYFYQAEDGQCLYLHPVNVRCLVQEYGSLEKSPEKITATVVEISGHSMTEDVRQRHRYLGHLPLTCEFSICELSLKPPVISKETLQMFSDDIEKRKRLRQKKAHDERRRERRIEMEENKKQGRYPEVRLPLENLQQFPAFSSCSGEPASTEDQGHTLLSPLSRSPVSQPGSVTMPLSPLVSPGSPLLCVGSLEEESPLPSFAQMLRAGKAKPETWLKAAIPKKKEETTTPAPPGPGDSDGESDNSDRVPVPSFQNSFSQAIEAAFLKLDKPSTSDHLLEEKRSRKKKQKQKLLFSTSVVHTK from the exons ATGCTCCAGAGTccgcccgcagcagcagcagcgtcagcCGCCATGGACAAGAGCCACCACCCCTGCGGCTCCGGGCCGGGGCCTGGGCCCTCCCCGTCCTCGGCGGCGGGAGGCAAAGGGCAGCCGCCCCGCTCTAACTCGGCCGGCCCCGCCGGAGGGGAGTCCAAGCCCAAAGGCG ATGGAAAAAATGCAAATGGATCAAAGCAGCGTTATAATCGTAAGCGGGAAACGTCGTATTCAAAAAATGAAAACTTCTCCAGCCAGTCACGTCGCTCCGCTTCACAGAAAAGCAAAGCTTTTAACAAGATGCCCCCTCAGAGGGGGGGACATGCAAGCAATGGCAAACCTTTTAGCTCTTCTTCTAATGGTGGAAGACGAGATGAG GTAGCAGAGGCTCAACGGGCAGAGTTTAGCCCTGCCCAGTTCTCTGGCCCCAGGAAGATTAGCCTGAACCACTTGCTGAACTTCACCTTTGAACCCCGTGGCCAGGCGAGCCACTTCGATGGGAATGGCCGTGGCATTTGGGGGAGAAGGAACAGATGGGAGAACAAACCTTTCAGCAAGGAGCTCTTCCTACAGGCCAA CTGCCAGTTTGTGGTGTGTGATGACCAAGACTACACAGTTCACTTCACTGACCCAGATACCTTGGTCAATTGGGACTTCGTGGAACAAGTG CGGATTTGCAGCCATGAAGTTCCCTCCTGCCCAATATGCCTAtacccacccactgctgccaagATCACTCGTTGTGGGCACATCTTTTGCTGGGCATGCATCCTGCACTATCTCTCTCTGAGTGAGAAGACCTGGAGTAAATGCCCCATCTGTTATGGCTCTATTCACAAGAAGGACCTCAAAAG cgTTGTTGCTCTCGAAACCCGTCAGTATGCCATTGGCGACACAATTACGATGCAGCTGATGCAGCGGGAGAAAGGGGTCTTGCTCGCACTGCCCAAGTCTAAGCCGACCGACGTGGAGCAGCCTCTTCACCTGGGAG ATGAGCAACATGGTCAATATTCAAAACTGCTTCTGGCCTCAAAGGCTCAGGTGCTGCAGCAGGTAATCCTGGAAGAGAAGGCAGCACTCCTGCGTCAATATGAGGAGGACAAGCACACACCTGAAGCATGTTTCATTGAAGCTGCCATTCAGGAGCTGAAG GATCGAGAGGGCACACTAATgactgacagagagagagatggagaagttGCAAGCGCAACAGCCGCTGTGGAGGAACTCGTTCTGGCAGAGCCTTCTGACAAAGTGATCTCCCAGGAGAGAGAG TGTGTTCTGGAGTATCTCTCTGCTTTTGATGAAGAGGTCCTGGAACTACCCGCTCTGGATTCGGCAAGTGCGGTTGCAGCCCGCTTGGAGACGGAAGAGGCCACGGCGGCTGGTGCAGAAGACTCCGGCATGGACGTGGCAGGCATGAATGGAAGGGGAGAAATTAAACTCGCTGCATCTGCCTGTGAGAAATCTAAAATGGCATTTGGCAGTGGGCGCACAAGTCACTCGCCTTTCTACTATTTCTACCAAG CGGAGGATGGGCAGTGTCTGTATCTTCACCCTGTGAACGTTCGCTGCCTTGTGCAGGAGTATGGCAGCCTGGAGAAGAGTCCAGAGAAGATCACTGCCACTGTGGTAGAAATATCCGGCCACTCCATGACGGAG GACGTTCGGCAGCGTCATCGCTATCTGGGTCACCTGCCACTCACTTGTGAGTTTAGTATCTGTGAACTCTCTTTGAAGCCTCCTGTCATCTCCAAGGAAACGCTGCAGATGTTTTCAG ATGACATTGAAAAAAGGAAGCGCCTGAGACAGAAGAAAGCTCATGATGAGCGACGCCGGGAACGCCGGATTGAGATGGAAGAGAACAAGAAACAGGGCAGAT ATCCAGAAGTCCGTCTTCCTCTGGAGAACCTGCAGCAGTtccctgccttcagctcttgttCAGGAGAGCCTGCCAGCACAGAGGATCAGGGCCACACGCTGCTGTCACCCCTTAGTAGGAGCCCTGTTTCTCAACCAG GGTCTGTGACGATGCCACTCTCTCCTCTAGTCAGTCCTGGCAGCCCTTTGCTCTGTGTTGGAAGCCTGGAAGAagaatctcccctcccctcatttgCACAG ATGCTGAGGGCTGGAAAAGCGAAGCCAGAAACATGGTTGAAAGCGGCTATTCCAAAGAAGAAAG AAGAGACCACCACTCCGGCCCCTCCCGGGCCAGGAGACAGTGATGGGGAGAGCGATAACTCTGACCGTGTGCCTGTGCCTAGTTTCCAGAATTCCTTCAGCCAAGCTATCGAGGCAGCCTTCCTCAAACTGGACAAGCCGTCCACATCTGACCACCTCTTGG AGGAAAAAAGAAGCAggaaaaagaagcagaagcaaaAGTTGCTGTTCAGCACTTCGGTGGTTCATACCAAGTGA